Proteins found in one Lycium ferocissimum isolate CSIRO_LF1 chromosome 6, AGI_CSIRO_Lferr_CH_V1, whole genome shotgun sequence genomic segment:
- the LOC132059865 gene encoding ASC1-like protein, protein MGVLELGTFIDWEQESYPQYEDFIVLLLFALFFPTVRFLLDKFVFEKVARRLILGKGKSVLESETDEHRKRIRKFKESAWKCLYFISAAVFALSATYNEPWLKKTRYYWVGPGNQVWPEHRYKSKLKAFYMYSGGFYAYSIFALIFWETRRSDFGVSMSHHVTAAILIVLSYILRFARVGSVVLALHDASDIFLELGKMSKYCGAEALASYSFILFVLSWIVLRLTYFPFWVLWSTSYEVTYTLDRQKHGVEGPIYYYVFNSLLYCLLVFHIYWSVLIYRMLVKQIQSRGRLSEDVRSDSEEDDDHED, encoded by the exons ATGGGTGTGCTTGAACTAGGGACTTTTATTGACTGGGAACAAGAATCATACCCGCAATATGAAGATTTCATCGTGCTTCTTTTGTTTGCACTTTTCTTTCCCACTGTCAGGTTTTTGCTTGATAAATTTGTATTTGAG AAAGTGGCTAGAAGGTTAATACTTGGAAAAGGAAAGTCAGTGCTGGAAAGTGAGACAGATGAACATAGAAAAAGGATACGGAAATTCAAAGAATCGGCATGGAAATGTCTGTACTTTATCTCTGCAGCAGTTTTCGCACTTTCAGCGACCTACAACGAGCCTTGGTTGAAAAAAACCAGATACTATTGGGTAGGGCCAGGAAATCAGGTCTGGCCTGAACATAGATACAA GTCAAAACTAAAGGCATTTTATATGTATTCTGGTGGATTCTATGCATATTCGATATTTGCGTTAATATTCTGGGAAACAAGGCGATCTGACTTTGGGGTTTCGATGAGTCATCATGTTACTGCTGCGATTCTTATCGTCTTGTCCTATATCTTAAG GTTTGCAAGAGTTGGTTCGGTTGTTTTAGCACTCCATGACGCCAGTGATATATTCCTTGAATTAGGGAAAATGTCCAAATACTGTGGCGCTGAAGCTCTTGCCAGTTATTCATTTATCCTTTTTGTTTTATCTTGGATTGTTCTTCGTCTCACATACTTCCCTTTTTGGGTTCTTTGGAGTACAAG TTACGAAGTTACCTATACCTTGGATAGGCAGAAACACGGGGTGGAAGGACCAATCTATTACTATGTATTCAATTCTCTTCTATACTGCTTGCtggtttttcatatatattggTCGGTGCTGATATATCGGATGCTTGTTAAACAAATCCAGTCGAGGGGCCGATTAAGTGAGGATGTTAGATCTG ATTCTGAAGAGGACGATGACCATGAAGATTGA
- the LOC132059863 gene encoding 6-phosphogluconate dehydrogenase, decarboxylating 2-like: MAKPTRIGLAGLAVMGQNLALNIAEKGFPISVYNRSTSKVDETVERAKKEGNLPLYGFHDPESFVLSIQKPRVIIILVKAGAPVDQTIKTLSAFMEKGDCIIDGGNEWYENTERREKEMAGLGLLYLGMGVSGGEEGARNGPSMMPGGSFEAYKYIEDILLKVAAQVPDSGPCVTYIGKGGSGNFVKMIHNGIEYGDMQLIAEAYDVLRSVGKLSNDELHQVFSEWNKGELLSFLIEITADIFGIKDDKADGYLVDKVLDKTGMKGTGKWTVQQAAELSVAAPTIAASLDSRFLSGLKDERVQAAKVFKASGVSEVLVEQSVDKKQLIDDVRKALYASKICSYAQGMNLIRAKSVEKGWDLKLGELARIWKGGCIIRAIFLDRIKGAYDRNPDLANLLVDEEFAKEMVERQSAWRRVVCLAINSGISTPGMSSSLAYFDSYRRESLPANLVQAQRDYFGAHTYERIDVPGSFHTEWFKIAKQSKN; encoded by the coding sequence ATGGCTAAACCGACAAGAATTGGTCTTGCTGGGCTTGCTGTTATGGGACAAAATCTTGCTCTCAACATTGCTGAGAAAGGATTTCCTATATCTGTTTACAACCGATCCACTTCAAAAGTTGACGAGACCGTTGAACGAGCTAAAAAGGAAGGAAACCTTCCTCTTTACGGCTTTCATGATCCAGAGTCGTTTGTTCTCTCTATCCAAAAGCCCCGTGTCATAATCATTCTTGTCAAGGCTGGAGCACCAGTTGATCAGACCATCAAAACCCTTTCGGCTTTCATGGAGAAAGGTGACTGTATCATCGATGGCGGCAATGAGTGGTACGAAAACACcgagaggagagagaaagaaatGGCAGGGTTAGGTCTTCTTTATCTCGGAATGGGAGTATCGGGTGGCGAAGAGGGGGCCCGCAACGGACCCTCAATGATGCCTGGAGGCTCTTTTGAAGCCTACAAGTACATAGAGGACATCTTACTAAAAGTTGCGGCTCAAGTTCCTGACAGTGGCCCTTGTGTTACGTATATTGGTAAAGGAGGCTCCGGGAATTTTGTTAAGATGATTCATAATGGAATTGAATATGGTGACATGCAGTTAATTGCAGAGGCTTATGATGTACTAAGATCTGTGGGAAAGCTCTCTAATGATGAACTACACCAAGTCTTCTCGGAGTGGAACAAAGGAGAGCTTTTGAGCTTCTTGATTGAAATAACTGCTGATATATTTGGAATCAAGGATGATAAAGCAGACGGGTATTTGGTAGACAAAGTTTTGGATAAAACCGGGATGAAAGGTACCGGTAAATGGACTGTTCAGCAAGCCGCTGAATTGTCAGTTGCTGCACCTACAATAGCTGCATCATTGGATTCAAGATTCCTTAGTGGGTTAAAAGACGAAAGGGTTCAAGCAGCCAAAGTATTTAAAGCTAGCGGGGTTAGTGAGGTGCTCGTTGAGCAATCCGTGGATAAGAAACAATTGATTGACGATGTGAGAAAGGCACTTTATGCATCCAAAATATGTAGCTATGCTCAGGGAATGAATTTGATAAGGGCAAAGAGCGTTGAAAAGGGATGGGACTTGAAGCTAGGGGAGCTTGCTAGGATTTGGAAGGGTGGTTGTATTATCCGTGCTATATTTTTGGATCGGATTAAGGGGGCTTATGACAGAAACCCGGATCTCGCTAACTTACTCGTGGATGAAGAGTTTGCAAAAGAGATGGTTGAACGGCAGTCTGCTTGGCGAAGAGTAGTCTGTCTAGCTATAAACTCGGGGATTAGCACACCGGGTATGTCTTCAAGTCTTGCTTACTTTGACTCGTACAGGAGGGAAAGTCTTCCTGCCAATTTAGTTCAAGCTCAGAGGGATTATTTCGGTGCTCATACTTATGAGAGGATTGATGTGCCGGGGTCTTTCCATACCGAGTGGTTCAAGATTGCCAAACAGTCGAAGAACTGA
- the LOC132059864 gene encoding protein SOB FIVE-LIKE 2-like, with product MELSKLPGGTKECSSSESGWTMYIASPTHHYHCEDEDDDDDDDRTSMKRDKNLYDDDDDGEDVGSDDSLVSDASSGPGHQEVCTTIDKSHGKLRLKHAEKETKKFPRKEYNREVKKKLFDMNIKAAKEDSGHKSKIRIDYASSRSTSRRKYVN from the coding sequence ATGGAGTTATCTAAACTCCCTGGAGGCACAAAAGAATGTAGCAGCAGTGAGTCCGGATGGACAATGTATATTGCTTCACCTACTCATCATTATCACTGTGAAGACGaggacgatgatgatgatgatgacagaaCTTCGATGAAGAGAGACAAGAATCtttacgatgatgatgatgatggtgaagATGTCGGAAGTGATGACTCCTTAGTTTCGGATGCCTCGTCTGGTCCAGGTCATCAAGAAGTATGCACAACCATTGATAAAAGTCATGGAAAGCTTCGATTAAAGCATGCcgagaaagaaacaaagaagttcCCAAGAAAGGAATACAAcagagaagtgaagaagaaactGTTTGATATGAATATAAAAGCAGCAAAAGAAGATTCAGGACATAAATCAAAGATCAGAATAGATTATGCATCGAGCAGATCAACATCTAGGAGAAAATATGTGAATTGA